Proteins co-encoded in one Streptomyces sp. JH34 genomic window:
- a CDS encoding PP2C family protein-serine/threonine phosphatase, translating into MNSVEAARARILGDLIAASHLMTLEQLPGTVASHAAEAGWPQALIYLTDLQQERLYLLAGNVDVGPGGVDVPAALSVDGTVAGRAFQLGKVFPASASADGQWWVPLLDGAERLGVLRVGVPGSQVEADQDLNRLAGLVALLLESKRGTSDSYSRLVRRRKMRVAAEMEWQLMPPRTFAADRVLISAVMEPAYQISGDAFDYALTGETVHLSVFDAMGHDTAAGLTANLALAAARNHRRQGAGLLETAEGVAETLTEQFAGSRYATSILADLHLATGVLTWTNYGHHLPVVIRGNRTVVHLSCPPAPPMGTGLGLPGALRRDQLEPGDRLLLYTDGITEARDRKGQEFGLNGLTDFLIRHHSDGLPVPETLRRLIGHHLAHHLGHLDDDATVMLLEWHGPTPYQPTELQALTGLPPSSTPQTIASAWAQQPADDGGT; encoded by the coding sequence ATGAACAGCGTGGAAGCGGCGCGTGCACGCATCTTGGGGGATCTGATCGCCGCGAGTCATCTGATGACCCTGGAGCAGCTGCCTGGCACCGTGGCGTCGCATGCTGCCGAGGCGGGCTGGCCTCAGGCGTTGATCTATCTGACCGATCTGCAGCAGGAGCGGTTGTACCTGCTGGCCGGCAATGTCGACGTCGGCCCTGGTGGCGTCGACGTCCCGGCGGCGTTGTCGGTCGACGGTACCGTCGCGGGGCGTGCTTTCCAACTGGGCAAGGTCTTTCCCGCCTCGGCTTCTGCGGACGGGCAGTGGTGGGTCCCGCTGCTGGACGGTGCCGAGCGTCTGGGCGTGCTCCGGGTCGGCGTGCCCGGCTCGCAGGTCGAGGCGGATCAGGATCTGAACAGGCTCGCCGGGCTGGTCGCCCTTCTCCTGGAGAGCAAGCGTGGGACGAGCGACTCGTACTCCCGGTTGGTCCGCCGCCGGAAGATGAGGGTCGCTGCCGAGATGGAGTGGCAGCTGATGCCACCGCGGACCTTCGCCGCGGACCGTGTGCTGATCAGTGCGGTCATGGAGCCCGCATACCAGATCAGCGGAGACGCCTTCGACTACGCCCTGACCGGGGAGACCGTACACCTCTCCGTCTTCGACGCCATGGGACACGACACCGCCGCCGGACTGACCGCGAACCTGGCGCTGGCGGCTGCCCGCAACCACCGCCGTCAGGGCGCCGGCCTCCTGGAGACCGCCGAAGGCGTCGCCGAGACCCTGACGGAGCAGTTCGCGGGCAGCCGGTACGCCACCAGCATTCTGGCCGACCTTCATCTGGCAACCGGTGTGCTGACCTGGACCAACTACGGTCACCACCTGCCGGTAGTCATCCGCGGCAACCGGACCGTCGTGCACCTCTCCTGCCCACCGGCTCCCCCCATGGGGACCGGGCTGGGCCTGCCCGGCGCGCTTCGCCGCGATCAGCTGGAACCCGGGGACCGGCTACTGCTCTACACCGACGGCATCACGGAGGCGCGCGACCGAAAGGGGCAGGAATTCGGCCTGAACGGCTTGACCGACTTCCTCATCCGCCACCACTCCGACGGCCTCCCCGTACCGGAAACACTTCGGCGGCTGATCGGGCACCACCTTGCGCACCACCTCGGCCACCTCGACGACGACGCCACCGTGATGCTTCTGGAGTGGCACGGCCCCACCCCCTACCAGCCCACCGAACTGCAAGCGCTGACGGGCCTGCCCCCCTCCAGCACCCCGCAGACGATCGCCTCCGCCTGGGCCCAGCAGCCCGCTGACGACGGTGGCACCTGA
- a CDS encoding HAD family hydrolase, translating into MVRAALFDVDGTLVDTNYLHVTAWWEAFRQAGHTVPMTAVHQAIGLGSSDLIKHLLGAERDSGRDEWISSTHSALYATYFERLVAADGAADLLRALAARGWRVVLATSASGPELKALRRVLDADDVITDTASADDVDEGKPSPEPVRHAMELAGGTSGETVYVGDSVWDMKAATGASVTAVALLSGGIARRDLVEAGATEVYRNPADLLAHLDSSVFSRAGRVD; encoded by the coding sequence ATGGTTCGCGCCGCCCTGTTCGATGTGGATGGAACGCTCGTGGACACCAACTACCTCCACGTCACGGCCTGGTGGGAGGCCTTTCGGCAGGCTGGGCACACGGTGCCCATGACCGCGGTGCACCAGGCCATCGGCCTGGGCTCCTCCGACCTGATCAAGCACCTTCTCGGAGCTGAGCGAGACAGCGGACGGGACGAGTGGATCAGCAGCACGCACTCAGCGCTCTACGCGACGTACTTCGAGCGGCTGGTCGCGGCGGACGGAGCGGCTGACCTGCTGCGGGCGCTGGCGGCTCGGGGGTGGAGGGTGGTGCTCGCCACCTCCGCTTCCGGTCCGGAGCTCAAGGCTCTGCGGCGCGTGCTGGACGCCGACGACGTCATCACCGATACAGCGAGTGCGGACGACGTGGACGAAGGGAAGCCGAGCCCCGAGCCGGTCCGGCATGCCATGGAACTTGCCGGTGGGACGAGTGGGGAGACGGTGTACGTGGGGGACTCGGTCTGGGACATGAAGGCCGCCACCGGCGCGTCCGTGACCGCTGTGGCTCTCCTGTCGGGCGGTATCGCCCGACGGGATCTGGTGGAGGCCGGGGCCACCGAGGTGTACCGGAACCCGGCCGATCTCCTCGCACATCTCGACAGCAGTGTCTTCTCCCGGGCCGGCCGGGTCGACTGA
- a CDS encoding MFS transporter has product MHAPTTGPAQAPSQSQAAPVNSRSRVLIASLIGTTIEFYDFYVYATAAVLVFPKLFFPSSDATTALLSSFAVFGAAMVARPIGAIVFGHLGDRLGRKGTLVASLLTMGIATFLIGVLPTYAQAGWVATALLVLMRLAQGFALGGEWSGAALVATENAPAGKRALWGTFPQLGAPLGFIIGNGLFLIIGALLPSAAGADPSQPSDAFQSWGWRIPFLFSAVMVAIGLWVRMRLVESQVFAKTQETGKVRKLPLATVFRHHWKQLVLGSFAMLATYVLFYLMTTFSLSYGRTAEDADVPGLGYSYTTFVLMMIFGVLFFAAFTLISGPLADKYGRRRTLAWVTVGIIVFGLVWVPLINLGTLGVVLWLVLGFTLMGTTFGPMGAMLPELFPTSVRYTGSGIAYNVSSILGAAVAPFVAVALWEAGDGSPWLVGVYLSVMAVLTLTALLVGKETKDLALDEGEVPAPPARTEPPSV; this is encoded by the coding sequence ATGCACGCTCCCACCACCGGGCCCGCCCAGGCCCCGTCGCAGTCCCAGGCCGCACCCGTCAACTCGCGGTCCCGCGTCCTGATCGCCAGCCTCATCGGCACGACGATCGAGTTCTACGACTTCTATGTCTACGCGACCGCCGCGGTCCTGGTCTTCCCGAAACTCTTCTTCCCGAGCAGTGACGCGACCACGGCCCTGCTCTCCTCCTTCGCGGTGTTCGGCGCGGCGATGGTCGCCCGCCCGATCGGCGCGATCGTCTTCGGTCACCTCGGCGACCGCCTCGGCCGCAAGGGCACCCTGGTGGCCTCGCTGCTCACGATGGGCATCGCCACCTTCCTGATCGGCGTTCTGCCGACGTACGCGCAAGCCGGCTGGGTCGCCACGGCGCTGCTGGTGCTGATGCGACTCGCCCAAGGTTTCGCGCTCGGCGGTGAGTGGAGCGGCGCGGCCCTGGTCGCCACCGAGAACGCACCCGCCGGGAAGCGCGCGCTGTGGGGCACGTTCCCGCAGTTGGGTGCCCCGCTGGGGTTCATCATCGGCAACGGCCTCTTCCTGATCATCGGCGCGCTGCTGCCCTCCGCGGCGGGCGCCGACCCCTCGCAGCCGTCCGACGCGTTCCAGAGCTGGGGCTGGCGGATCCCGTTCCTGTTCTCGGCCGTCATGGTCGCGATCGGTCTGTGGGTACGCATGCGCCTGGTCGAGTCGCAGGTCTTCGCGAAGACGCAGGAGACCGGCAAGGTCCGCAAGCTGCCGCTGGCCACCGTCTTCCGTCACCACTGGAAGCAGCTGGTCCTGGGCAGTTTCGCGATGCTGGCGACGTACGTCCTCTTCTATCTGATGACGACGTTCTCCCTGAGCTACGGCCGTACCGCCGAGGACGCGGACGTGCCGGGCCTCGGCTACAGCTACACCACGTTCGTCCTGATGATGATCTTCGGTGTGCTGTTCTTCGCCGCGTTCACCCTGATCTCCGGCCCGCTCGCGGACAAGTACGGCCGCCGCAGGACCCTCGCCTGGGTCACCGTCGGCATCATCGTCTTCGGCCTGGTCTGGGTGCCGCTGATCAACCTGGGCACGCTCGGCGTCGTCCTGTGGCTGGTCCTCGGCTTCACTCTGATGGGCACGACCTTCGGCCCGATGGGCGCGATGCTCCCGGAGCTCTTCCCGACCAGCGTCCGCTACACAGGCTCCGGCATCGCCTACAACGTCAGTTCCATCCTCGGCGCGGCCGTCGCCCCGTTCGTCGCGGTCGCCCTCTGGGAGGCCGGCGACGGCTCGCCGTGGCTGGTCGGCGTCTACCTCTCCGTGATGGCCGTCCTCACCCTGACCGCTCTCCTCGTCGGCAAGGAGACGAAGGACCTCGCCCTTGACGAGGGCGAGGTCCCGGCGCCTCCCGCCCGGACCGAGCCCCCGTCCGTCTGA
- a CDS encoding helix-turn-helix domain-containing protein: MPRHAGREQEREPDRGRGVIEGAFALLEALRRCGGEAGLTEIASACALPKGSAHRLLEQLLLVGAVERRGSRYRVGSQLYRLGQAWEPHPGLRVAARHPLHRLRAATGASALLTVLHDGKALTVASVPGEVEALVPVRNGMSFLLDTAAGQVLSDRGRAGSGGRLPGAVLECAEVVDGVCCAALPVRGRDDRTVAAIAVMTASAQGLQRAAQEAARAAAAVTAALVRAGAPPRLPPVLHY; the protein is encoded by the coding sequence ATGCCGCGACACGCGGGCAGGGAGCAGGAGCGGGAACCGGACCGCGGGAGAGGCGTGATCGAGGGCGCGTTCGCGCTCCTGGAGGCGTTGCGCAGGTGCGGCGGGGAGGCAGGGCTCACCGAGATCGCCTCGGCCTGCGCCCTGCCCAAGGGGAGCGCGCACCGGCTGCTGGAGCAGTTGCTGCTGGTGGGCGCGGTGGAACGGCGGGGTAGCCGCTACCGCGTCGGCTCGCAGCTCTACCGCCTCGGACAGGCGTGGGAGCCGCACCCGGGCTTACGGGTGGCGGCCCGTCACCCGCTGCACCGGCTGCGGGCGGCCACCGGGGCGAGCGCCCTGCTGACCGTCCTGCACGACGGCAAGGCGCTCACCGTGGCATCCGTGCCGGGCGAGGTGGAGGCGCTGGTACCGGTGCGGAACGGGATGAGCTTCCTGCTGGACACGGCGGCCGGCCAGGTGCTGAGCGATCGGGGCCGGGCCGGCTCCGGGGGCCGGCTGCCGGGGGCGGTGCTTGAGTGCGCGGAGGTGGTGGACGGGGTGTGCTGCGCGGCGCTGCCGGTGCGGGGACGCGACGACCGGACCGTCGCCGCGATCGCCGTCATGACGGCGTCCGCGCAGGGGCTGCAGCGGGCGGCCCAGGAGGCGGCGCGGGCGGCCGCGGCAGTCACCGCGGCCCTCGTCCGGGCCGGCGCCCCGCCCCGCCTGCCTCCGGTCCTGCACTACTGA
- a CDS encoding NAD(P)/FAD-dependent oxidoreductase, translated as MTDLEGVRNSEYDVVVIGAGPVGENVADRARAAGLSTAVIESELIGGECSYWACMPSKALLRPVVARADARRVPGLSGAVRGPLDADAVLAHRDYQTSHWRDDGQVGWLESIGADIYRGKGRLTGVRQVSVTDADGREQQLTARHAVAVCTGSRAVVPALPGIEDVRPWTSREATSAKEVPRRLVVVGGGVVGVEMATVWQGLGAEVTMLVRGGQLLPKMEAFAGELVAEALAEAGARILTGVSTTAVSRAGHDGPVTVELDNGERLETDEILFATGRAPRTDDLGLDTVGLEPGSWLTVDDSCRVEGSDWLYAVGDVNHRALLTHQGKYQARIAGAAIAARAQETPLLETGPWGAHAATADHAAVPQVVFTDPEAASVGLTLAEAEAAGHRVRAVDHDLASVAGSGLYAKGYKGQARMVVDLDREILLGVTFVGPGIGELLHSATIAVAGEVPIERLWHAVPAYPTISEIWLRLLESFRG; from the coding sequence ATGACAGATCTTGAGGGTGTGCGGAACAGCGAGTACGACGTCGTCGTCATCGGGGCCGGCCCGGTGGGGGAGAACGTCGCGGACCGTGCCAGGGCCGCCGGGCTCAGTACCGCGGTGATCGAGTCCGAACTCATCGGCGGTGAGTGTTCGTACTGGGCGTGCATGCCCAGCAAGGCGCTGCTGCGCCCGGTCGTCGCACGGGCCGACGCGCGCCGTGTCCCCGGACTGAGCGGCGCGGTGCGGGGGCCGCTGGACGCGGATGCCGTACTCGCCCACCGCGACTACCAGACCTCCCACTGGAGGGACGACGGCCAGGTCGGCTGGCTGGAGAGCATCGGCGCGGACATCTACCGCGGCAAGGGCCGGCTGACCGGCGTCCGGCAGGTGTCCGTCACGGACGCCGACGGGAGGGAGCAGCAACTCACCGCGCGGCACGCCGTCGCCGTCTGCACCGGCAGCCGAGCCGTCGTCCCCGCCCTGCCCGGCATCGAGGACGTCCGGCCCTGGACCAGCCGTGAGGCGACCAGCGCCAAGGAGGTGCCGCGCCGGCTCGTCGTAGTCGGCGGGGGAGTGGTCGGCGTGGAGATGGCCACCGTGTGGCAGGGGCTCGGCGCCGAGGTGACGATGCTGGTCCGGGGCGGACAACTGCTCCCCAAGATGGAGGCCTTCGCCGGTGAGCTGGTCGCCGAGGCGCTGGCCGAGGCCGGCGCACGGATCCTGACCGGGGTCTCGACGACCGCCGTGAGCAGGGCGGGCCACGACGGGCCGGTCACCGTCGAACTGGACAACGGGGAAAGGCTGGAGACCGACGAGATCCTCTTCGCCACCGGCCGGGCCCCGCGCACGGACGATCTCGGCCTCGACACGGTGGGGCTCGAGCCGGGGTCCTGGCTCACCGTCGACGACAGCTGTCGTGTCGAGGGCAGTGACTGGCTGTACGCCGTCGGCGACGTCAACCACCGCGCTCTGCTCACCCACCAGGGCAAGTACCAGGCACGCATCGCGGGAGCCGCGATCGCGGCCCGCGCCCAGGAGACTCCCTTGCTGGAGACGGGCCCCTGGGGTGCGCACGCGGCCACCGCCGACCACGCGGCCGTCCCCCAGGTCGTGTTCACGGACCCGGAGGCGGCGTCGGTCGGTCTCACACTGGCCGAGGCAGAAGCGGCGGGCCACCGGGTCCGCGCCGTCGACCACGACCTGGCCTCGGTCGCCGGTTCGGGCCTGTACGCCAAGGGCTACAAGGGGCAGGCCAGGATGGTCGTCGACCTCGACCGCGAGATCCTGCTCGGCGTCACCTTCGTCGGACCGGGTATCGGAGAACTGCTGCACTCGGCGACGATCGCGGTGGCCGGAGAGGTCCCCATCGAGCGGCTCTGGCACGCGGTGCCCGCCTACCCGACGATCAGTGAGATCTGGCTGCGGCTGCTGGAGTCGTTCAGGGGGTAG